One Ureaplasma urealyticum serovar 8 str. ATCC 27618 genomic window carries:
- a CDS encoding MATE family efflux transporter, whose amino-acid sequence MVEHKQKKTLKRCSSHFRKNLTIFRTLIELIKESSPFIAASVFTGLSLILIVVIVAHHKDIGAYAATSVSYLTIFQLSFLQLGTTFGIVFSVWSKRSFKDGKYKFEPTNDTANAASFYSFIFGLVVLLIYFTTSYIYNHFANDHQNTLINQNIGSAYIISGLAVVGLAPLRNYLLMLIRSNKSINILLAIVLDFCTWTTALIAAFLLGSYSSLGYWGYGLGMSIGFIFWTIIIGMTAIEKAQIVLRPLYISKKLFVLSIKLLWIQTILSSLKSVGKMFILLITFVVINERVVGSSLLDFQSSRILMYQSMIFIQMLNLGLSDFLFYLYQKQEVRDRRYHSRQLFAWIFIFGILFALVGSIIFGFSIKQLVELYTREQSPSYIFLEKQVPEHFYQSLRKILINDDELLNIIVNHTNINKDEIINALSSNDKNIWLPMAKKVIDPIWKLGDKFETIYHMKNPFTHRYVDISENNVYKYLIKNNAYILLTFFCTFFSFSSILGRYGGLIARRQRVPYVMIVIQLVMVAFTSGFGLTHQTDPHFIGLMAWSFPLFISSIFILGYSAYKILRGYLNYLKKHRYNDQKTSIMSEKPQEQQIKVRQN is encoded by the coding sequence TTGGTAGAACATAAACAAAAAAAGACATTAAAAAGATGTAGTTCCCACTTTAGGAAAAATCTTACCATTTTTAGAACACTTATAGAACTTATAAAAGAAAGTTCGCCTTTTATTGCAGCAAGTGTTTTCACAGGACTATCATTAATTTTAATTGTTGTAATTGTTGCACATCATAAAGATATTGGTGCTTATGCGGCAACTAGTGTAAGTTATTTAACAATTTTTCAATTAAGTTTTTTACAATTGGGAACAACATTTGGAATTGTTTTCTCGGTTTGATCGAAACGATCGTTTAAGGATGGAAAATATAAATTTGAACCAACCAATGATACAGCAAATGCTGCTAGCTTTTATTCATTTATTTTTGGATTGGTTGTTTTGTTAATTTATTTCACAACGTCATATATTTACAATCATTTTGCTAATGATCATCAAAATACATTAATAAACCAAAATATTGGTAGCGCTTATATTATTTCAGGATTAGCTGTTGTTGGTTTAGCACCACTACGTAATTATTTATTAATGTTAATTCGATCAAACAAATCAATTAATATTTTATTAGCAATTGTTTTAGATTTTTGCACTTGAACAACAGCTTTAATTGCTGCTTTTTTATTGGGAAGTTATAGTTCTTTAGGTTATTGGGGCTATGGACTTGGAATGTCAATTGGTTTTATTTTTTGAACTATTATTATAGGGATGACAGCAATTGAAAAAGCGCAGATTGTCTTACGTCCGTTGTATATATCAAAAAAACTATTTGTTTTAAGTATTAAATTATTATGAATTCAAACAATTTTATCATCACTAAAATCTGTTGGTAAAATGTTTATTTTGTTAATTACATTCGTTGTAATTAACGAACGTGTTGTTGGTTCTTCTTTATTAGATTTTCAATCATCACGGATTTTGATGTATCAATCAATGATTTTTATACAAATGTTAAATTTAGGTTTGTCAGATTTTTTGTTTTATTTATATCAAAAACAAGAAGTCAGGGATCGCAGATACCACTCACGCCAATTATTTGCTTGAATTTTCATATTTGGAATTTTATTTGCCTTAGTTGGTTCAATTATTTTTGGTTTTTCTATAAAACAATTAGTAGAATTGTATACAAGAGAACAAAGTCCATCATATATCTTTTTAGAAAAACAAGTTCCTGAACATTTTTATCAATCATTAAGAAAAATTTTAATAAATGATGACGAATTATTAAATATTATCGTTAATCACACAAATATAAACAAAGACGAAATTATTAATGCACTATCATCAAATGATAAAAATATTTGATTACCTATGGCAAAAAAAGTTATTGATCCAATTTGAAAATTAGGTGATAAATTTGAAACAATATATCATATGAAAAATCCTTTTACTCATAGATATGTAGATATTTCAGAAAATAATGTGTATAAATATTTGATTAAAAATAATGCTTATATTTTGTTAACATTTTTTTGCACTTTCTTCTCGTTTTCATCTATTTTAGGCCGTTATGGCGGATTAATCGCTCGACGTCAACGCGTACCTTATGTGATGATAGTTATTCAATTAGTGATGGTGGCGTTTACTTCGGGATTTGGATTAACACACCAAACAGACCCACATTTTATTGGTTTAATGGCTTGATCATTTCCATTATTTATTTCAAGTATTTTTATTTTAGGATATAGTGCTTACAAGATTTTACGTGGTTATTTAAATTACTTAAAAAAACATAGATATAATGATCAAAAAACATCAATTATGTCAGAAAAACCACAAGAACAACAAATCAAAGTACGTCAAAATTAA
- the pepF gene encoding oligoendopeptidase F produces the protein MNNIDNKKYDWDLDSLLNNQSLNTLFNEFVNSNNEVILAFNSWINSLNDFIHFHEVSEKNLIINNRINNYVSNKLQENLIDDEMISWSQKLEHEHYRVAKAFVNFDNIVIKNKDLINIYLKDPRLTKYQLEYDELWRFENHTLNEEQQKILTSVGRFSGGFGDIFDTLLDSDMKYQDGLNHKNQKVCFKNQVDIYVALKAKDRVLRKSAYESHFKAIYDLRNTFTKTLYYEYAKQNELAKIHHFKDYIEADAFSDEVSKDFIEHVYTQTKKFAKGIKKYAHYRALFLKQQYKLKKLEPWDKNLDLINKKNKFSIEEAKQLSLEALALLGDEYLNVVKKAFDERWISWLPTKNKISGAYSIGDTKGLDKFFILMNYDETYNSVLTLVHELGHSVHTYFANQAQEVYNEYKTFYAEIASISNEVLMNYYLLQKYKENNLIRLYILDEMINGFIATTTRQAIFSNFEWIANQWVNEGQEFSWNKIALTYLTINQEYTGYKFNKNKISKHDEANALIAINVPHFYAGNFYVYKYVVGQICGLINAERIFNNTPNAKEKFFAFFKSGGSLSALDTIKILDIKIDESGVWDEANNIFNGWINDYATLINKLLNK, from the coding sequence ATGAATAATATTGATAATAAAAAATATGATTGGGATTTAGATTCGTTACTTAATAATCAAAGTCTAAATACTTTATTTAATGAATTTGTTAATTCAAATAATGAGGTAATATTAGCATTTAATAGTTGGATAAATAGTTTGAATGATTTTATTCATTTTCATGAAGTATCAGAAAAGAATTTAATAATTAACAATCGCATTAATAATTATGTTTCTAATAAACTTCAAGAAAATTTAATTGATGATGAAATGATTAGTTGATCACAAAAACTTGAGCACGAACACTATCGTGTAGCAAAAGCGTTTGTTAATTTTGATAATATTGTTATTAAAAATAAAGATTTAATTAATATATATTTAAAAGATCCACGATTAACTAAGTATCAATTAGAATATGATGAACTATGACGTTTTGAAAATCATACTTTAAATGAAGAACAACAAAAGATTTTAACAAGTGTTGGTCGTTTTAGTGGTGGATTTGGAGACATTTTTGATACATTATTAGATTCTGATATGAAATATCAAGATGGATTAAACCATAAAAATCAAAAAGTTTGTTTTAAAAACCAAGTTGATATTTATGTTGCTTTAAAAGCAAAAGATCGTGTTTTACGAAAATCAGCTTATGAATCCCATTTTAAAGCAATATATGATTTAAGAAATACTTTTACTAAAACATTATATTATGAATATGCTAAACAAAATGAATTAGCAAAAATTCATCATTTTAAAGATTATATAGAAGCTGATGCTTTTAGTGATGAAGTTAGCAAGGATTTTATTGAGCATGTTTATACGCAGACCAAAAAATTTGCTAAAGGAATTAAAAAGTATGCTCACTATCGTGCACTTTTTTTAAAACAACAATATAAATTAAAAAAACTTGAACCATGAGATAAAAATTTAGATTTAATTAATAAAAAGAACAAGTTTTCTATTGAAGAAGCAAAACAACTAAGCCTAGAAGCGTTGGCATTGTTGGGTGATGAGTATTTAAATGTTGTTAAAAAAGCGTTTGATGAACGATGAATTTCATGATTGCCAACTAAAAATAAAATTTCTGGTGCTTATTCAATCGGGGATACTAAAGGGTTAGATAAATTTTTTATTTTAATGAATTATGATGAAACTTATAATTCTGTTTTAACCTTAGTTCATGAACTAGGACATTCAGTTCATACTTATTTTGCAAATCAAGCACAAGAAGTATACAATGAGTACAAAACTTTTTATGCTGAAATTGCTTCAATTTCTAATGAAGTTTTAATGAATTATTATTTACTACAAAAATATAAAGAGAATAATTTAATTCGTCTTTATATTTTAGATGAAATGATAAATGGCTTCATTGCGACAACAACACGTCAAGCTATTTTTTCAAATTTTGAATGAATAGCTAACCAATGAGTTAATGAAGGACAAGAATTTAGTTGAAATAAAATAGCTTTAACTTATTTAACAATAAACCAAGAATATACTGGTTATAAATTTAATAAAAATAAAATTAGCAAACATGATGAAGCAAATGCTTTAATTGCTATTAATGTTCCCCATTTTTATGCTGGAAATTTTTATGTATACAAATATGTTGTGGGTCAAATTTGTGGATTAATTAATGCTGAAAGAATTTTTAATAATACTCCTAATGCTAAAGAAAAGTTTTTTGCATTTTTTAAATCAGGTGGTAGTTTATCTGCACTTGACACCATTAAAATTTTAGATATTAAGATTGATGAAAGTGGTGTATGAGATGAAGCTAATAATATTTTTAATGGTTGAATAAATGATTATGCAACATTAATTAATAAACTATTGAATAAATAA
- the tuf gene encoding elongation factor Tu yields the protein MAKAKFERTKPHVNIGTIGHVDHGKTTLTAAISTVLAKKGQAIAQSYADVDKTPEERERGITINASHVEYETKTRHYAHVDCPGHADYVKNMITGAAQMDGAILVIAASDGVMAQTKEHILLARQVGVPKIVVFLNKCDFMTDPDMQDLVEMEVRELLTKYGFDGDNTPVIRGSGLKALEGDPVWEAKIDELMDAVDSWIPLPERSTDKPFLLAIEDVFTISGRGTVVTGRVERGTLKVNDEVEIVGLKDTQKTVVTGIEMFRKSLDQAEAGDNAGILLRGIKKEDVERGQVLVKPGSIKPHRTFTAKVYILKKEEGGRHTPIVSGYRPQFYFRTTDVTGAISLPAGVDLVMPGDDVEMTVELIAPVAIEDGSKFSIREGGKTVGHGSVIKTSN from the coding sequence ATGGCTAAAGCTAAATTTGAAAGAACAAAACCTCACGTTAACATTGGTACTATTGGCCACGTTGACCATGGTAAAACTACTTTAACAGCTGCAATTAGTACAGTACTTGCTAAAAAAGGACAAGCTATTGCACAATCATATGCTGATGTTGATAAAACACCAGAAGAAAGAGAACGTGGTATTACAATTAACGCTTCTCACGTTGAATATGAAACAAAAACTCGTCACTATGCACACGTTGACTGCCCAGGACACGCCGACTACGTTAAGAATATGATTACAGGTGCAGCACAAATGGATGGTGCAATCTTAGTTATTGCTGCATCTGATGGGGTTATGGCTCAAACTAAAGAACACATCCTATTAGCGCGTCAAGTTGGTGTTCCAAAAATCGTTGTATTCTTAAATAAATGTGATTTCATGACAGATCCAGATATGCAAGATCTTGTTGAAATGGAAGTTCGTGAATTATTAACTAAATATGGATTTGATGGCGATAACACGCCAGTTATCCGTGGTTCAGGTCTTAAAGCTTTAGAGGGCGACCCAGTATGAGAAGCTAAAATTGATGAATTAATGGATGCAGTTGACTCATGAATTCCATTACCAGAACGTAGTACTGACAAACCATTCTTATTAGCAATTGAAGACGTATTTACAATTTCAGGACGTGGTACAGTTGTAACTGGACGTGTTGAACGTGGTACATTAAAAGTTAATGATGAAGTTGAAATCGTTGGTTTAAAAGACACTCAAAAAACTGTTGTTACAGGAATTGAAATGTTTAGAAAATCATTAGATCAAGCTGAAGCTGGAGATAATGCTGGTATTTTATTACGTGGTATTAAAAAAGAAGACGTTGAACGTGGACAAGTACTTGTAAAACCAGGTTCAATTAAACCTCACCGTACATTTACTGCTAAAGTTTATATTCTTAAAAAAGAAGAAGGTGGACGTCACACACCTATCGTTTCAGGATACCGTCCACAATTCTACTTTAGAACAACAGACGTAACAGGTGCTATTTCATTACCAGCTGGTGTTGACTTAGTAATGCCTGGTGATGACGTTGAAATGACTGTAGAATTAATTGCCCCAGTTGCGATTGAAGATGGATCTAAGTTCTCAATCCGTGAAGGTGGTAAAACTGTAGGTCATGGTAGCGTAATTAAAACAAGCAACTAA
- the fusA gene encoding elongation factor G, which yields MSKELKLFRNFGIMAHIDAGKTTTSERILYHTGKNHKIGETHDGAATMDWMAQEKERGITITSAATYAKWKGHSLNLIDTPGHVDFTVEVERSLRVLDGAVAVLDGQNGVEPQTETVWRQATKYNVPRIVFVNKMDKTGADFYYSIETMKNRLGVKATAIQIPIGAEADFVGSIDLIEMKAYIYDGQADEEYKIEDIPADYVTKAQVMRSQMIDDVAIFDDEVMEKYLSGEELSHEDIKKCIRKGVISTELYPVLCGTAFKNKGVKKLLDAVVDFLPSPIDVPPIKGVDDHGNPIEYHNDPSEPFAALAFKVATDPFVGRLTYIRVYSGKLDKGTYVYNATKDKKERISRLVKMHSNNRDEIDSISAGDICAVIGLKDTTTGDTICDEKKPVILEQMVFAEPVISLSVEPKTKADQEKMSLALSKLAEEDPTFRTYTNEETGQTIIAGMGELHLDVLVDRMRREFNVQVNVGAPQVSYRETFTEIADAEGKYIKQSGGRGQYGHVWIKFEPNHDKGFEFVDNIVGGKVPKEYIKEVENGLIEALTSGPIAGYQTIDVKATIFDGSYHDVDSSGMAYKIAASLAFKEAAKVCKPVLLEPIMSVDVTTPDDYFGTVMGDISKRRGVIEGQEQRGNAQAIKAKVPLSEMFGYATDLRSNTQGRGQYIMQFSHYAQAPKSVTEEVMAARAKK from the coding sequence ATGTCTAAAGAATTAAAATTATTTCGTAACTTTGGAATCATGGCACACATTGATGCTGGTAAAACAACAACTTCTGAACGGATCTTATACCATACAGGAAAGAACCATAAGATTGGGGAAACTCATGATGGTGCAGCGACAATGGATTGAATGGCACAAGAAAAAGAACGTGGAATTACAATTACATCTGCTGCAACTTATGCTAAATGAAAAGGTCATAGTTTAAACTTGATTGATACACCAGGGCACGTTGATTTCACTGTTGAAGTTGAACGTTCATTACGTGTTTTAGATGGGGCTGTTGCTGTTTTAGATGGCCAAAATGGGGTTGAACCACAGACTGAAACAGTTTGAAGACAAGCAACTAAGTATAATGTTCCAAGAATTGTGTTTGTTAATAAAATGGATAAAACAGGTGCTGACTTCTACTACTCAATTGAAACAATGAAAAATCGTTTAGGTGTTAAAGCAACAGCTATTCAAATTCCAATTGGTGCAGAAGCTGATTTTGTTGGAAGTATTGATTTAATTGAAATGAAAGCTTACATTTATGATGGTCAAGCTGATGAAGAATATAAAATTGAAGATATCCCAGCTGATTATGTAACAAAAGCACAAGTGATGCGTTCACAAATGATTGATGATGTAGCTATCTTTGATGATGAAGTAATGGAAAAATACTTATCTGGTGAAGAATTAAGTCATGAAGATATCAAAAAATGTATTCGTAAGGGTGTAATTTCAACTGAATTATATCCAGTATTATGTGGTACAGCCTTTAAAAATAAAGGTGTTAAAAAATTATTGGACGCAGTTGTTGATTTCTTACCTTCACCAATTGATGTTCCACCAATTAAAGGTGTTGATGATCATGGTAATCCAATTGAATACCACAATGATCCAAGTGAACCATTTGCAGCTCTTGCTTTTAAAGTAGCAACCGATCCTTTTGTTGGTCGTTTAACATACATTCGTGTATATAGTGGTAAACTTGACAAAGGTACTTACGTTTATAATGCAACAAAAGATAAAAAAGAAAGAATTTCGCGTCTTGTAAAGATGCATTCAAACAATCGTGATGAAATTGATTCAATTAGTGCTGGTGATATTTGTGCTGTAATTGGATTAAAAGATACTACAACTGGAGATACAATTTGTGATGAGAAAAAACCAGTTATCTTAGAACAAATGGTGTTTGCAGAACCTGTTATTTCTTTATCTGTTGAACCAAAAACAAAAGCTGACCAAGAAAAAATGAGTCTTGCTTTATCTAAACTAGCTGAAGAAGACCCAACTTTTAGAACATATACAAATGAAGAAACTGGTCAAACTATTATTGCTGGAATGGGTGAATTACACTTAGACGTACTAGTTGATCGTATGCGTCGTGAATTCAATGTTCAAGTTAATGTAGGTGCTCCACAAGTTAGTTATCGTGAAACATTTACTGAAATTGCTGATGCTGAAGGTAAATATATTAAACAATCCGGTGGTCGTGGTCAATATGGACACGTTTGAATTAAATTTGAACCTAACCACGATAAAGGATTTGAATTCGTTGACAACATTGTTGGTGGTAAAGTGCCAAAAGAATATATTAAAGAAGTTGAAAACGGATTAATTGAAGCATTAACATCAGGACCAATTGCTGGTTATCAAACAATTGATGTTAAAGCAACAATCTTTGATGGTTCATACCATGATGTTGACTCATCTGGAATGGCTTATAAAATTGCTGCATCTCTTGCTTTTAAAGAAGCTGCAAAAGTATGTAAACCAGTTTTATTAGAACCAATTATGTCAGTTGACGTAACAACACCAGATGATTATTTTGGAACTGTTATGGGAGATATCTCAAAACGTCGTGGTGTAATTGAAGGACAAGAACAACGTGGTAATGCACAAGCAATTAAAGCTAAAGTTCCATTATCAGAAATGTTTGGATATGCAACAGATTTACGTTCAAATACACAAGGACGTGGTCAATATATTATGCAATTCAGTCACTATGCACAAGCACCTAAATCTGTTACTGAAGAAGTAATGGCAGCACGTGCAAAAAAATAA
- the rpsG gene encoding 30S ribosomal protein S7: MRKLKPQKRQVLADPVYNSRLVTKLINAIMYDGKKGLAQSIIYSAFEIVEQKTGKPALEVFNKAIDNVMPIIELKVRRVGGSNFQVPTEVTPERRQTLGLRWITLYARLRHEHTMIEKLAHEIIDASNNVGAAIKKKEDTHKMAEANKAFAHLRW, translated from the coding sequence ATGAGAAAATTAAAACCACAAAAAAGACAAGTTTTAGCTGATCCAGTTTACAACTCTCGTCTTGTAACTAAACTAATCAATGCCATTATGTATGATGGTAAAAAAGGATTAGCACAATCTATTATTTATTCAGCTTTTGAAATTGTTGAACAAAAAACTGGCAAACCAGCTTTAGAAGTTTTCAATAAAGCGATTGATAACGTAATGCCAATTATTGAACTTAAAGTAAGACGTGTTGGTGGTTCAAACTTCCAAGTACCAACTGAAGTAACACCAGAACGTCGTCAAACTTTAGGATTAAGATGAATCACATTATATGCACGTTTAAGACACGAACATACAATGATTGAAAAATTAGCACACGAAATTATTGATGCTTCAAACAACGTAGGAGCAGCAATTAAGAAAAAAGAAGATACTCATAAAATGGCAGAAGCAAATAAAGCCTTTGCACACTTACGTTGATAA
- the rpsL gene encoding 30S ribosomal protein S12 has product MPTIAQLIRNKRAPKVKKTKSPALLFTYNSLHKKTTKNPSPLKSGVCTRVGTMTPKKPNSALRKYAKVRLSNGFEVLAYIPGEGHNLQEHSVVVIRGGRVKDLPGVRYHIVRGAGDASGVEKRRQQRSLYGAKRPKKEASK; this is encoded by the coding sequence ATGCCTACAATTGCGCAATTAATTCGTAATAAACGAGCGCCAAAAGTGAAAAAAACTAAATCACCTGCTCTTTTATTTACATACAACTCATTACATAAAAAAACAACAAAAAATCCATCACCTTTAAAATCAGGTGTATGTACCAGAGTTGGTACAATGACACCTAAAAAACCTAACTCAGCTTTACGTAAATATGCTAAAGTTCGTTTAAGTAATGGTTTTGAAGTTTTAGCTTACATTCCAGGAGAAGGACACAACTTACAAGAACACAGTGTTGTAGTTATTCGTGGGGGAAGAGTTAAAGACTTACCAGGGGTTCGTTATCATATCGTTCGTGGTGCTGGTGATGCATCAGGTGTTGAAAAACGTCGTCAACAACGTTCATTATATGGTGCTAAACGTCCTAAGAAAGAAGCATCTAAATAA
- a CDS encoding 5'-nucleotidase, lipoprotein e(P4) family has translation MKLLKSKKFWAISLSSILVGASVVAAATACTNSSIESRVSTTFAKTQSGIYAIYEITNWSKLDANEKKSLESLKFTASVIDKDGKAEFTASTGILKEDKVYVKLPREPKADDRVVVKPDNANLKIGAVYVTTLNVSSVELNDGSKIDNNTNQKDESKPYNSVESIIYNQRWLANVWNTLSAEKDGMLLTAYNSAKHQFDAMVKQDAFDTNKVKVEKDASGNITKVTVSNPDSGKAIPVVFMDIDETILNNYANQNYQLLNNKAYSPRDWDLFVADKASKRLAGAFEFIKYVWEHGGVVMFNSNREQSSHIEPTVENLVSEGLDRALLPKWVFWMQGIDFASDKPWDNVKKDAKGKRVKSTKEDRMNTMNERTQGYDLSAFGSGNAVVLKTVMRVGDNFDDFNDNASKGKTNAERVALLKEYGKLFGNFDTKNTKGIKYKKDATSGKIVKSDETWSESYVMIGGNSSYGGFESGIAKGYFGLSKEDQVKALREYVKQLYWEPKNQNK, from the coding sequence ATGAAATTATTAAAAAGTAAGAAATTTTGAGCAATATCATTAAGTTCTATATTAGTAGGAGCAAGTGTTGTTGCAGCTGCTACTGCATGTACTAATTCTAGTATTGAATCTCGTGTAAGCACAACTTTTGCTAAAACTCAAAGTGGTATTTACGCAATCTATGAAATTACAAATTGATCTAAATTAGATGCAAATGAAAAGAAATCATTAGAAAGTCTTAAATTTACAGCTTCTGTTATTGATAAAGATGGTAAAGCTGAATTTACAGCATCTACTGGTATTTTAAAAGAAGATAAAGTTTATGTAAAATTACCACGTGAACCAAAAGCAGATGATCGTGTAGTTGTTAAACCTGATAATGCTAATTTAAAAATTGGTGCTGTTTATGTAACAACATTAAATGTAAGTAGTGTTGAATTAAATGATGGTTCAAAAATTGATAATAATACTAATCAAAAAGATGAATCAAAACCATACAATAGTGTTGAATCAATCATTTATAATCAACGTTGATTAGCTAATGTTTGAAATACATTAAGTGCAGAAAAAGATGGTATGTTATTAACTGCATACAATAGTGCAAAACACCAATTTGACGCTATGGTTAAACAAGACGCTTTTGATACAAACAAAGTAAAAGTAGAAAAAGATGCTAGTGGTAACATCACAAAAGTAACAGTTTCAAATCCAGATAGTGGTAAAGCTATTCCAGTAGTATTTATGGATATTGATGAAACAATTTTGAATAATTATGCTAACCAAAATTATCAATTATTAAATAACAAAGCTTATAGTCCAAGAGATTGAGATTTATTTGTTGCTGATAAAGCTTCAAAACGATTAGCAGGTGCATTTGAATTTATTAAATATGTTTGAGAACATGGTGGAGTTGTTATGTTTAACTCAAACCGTGAACAATCATCACATATTGAACCAACAGTTGAGAATTTAGTATCTGAAGGATTAGATCGTGCATTATTACCAAAATGAGTTTTCTGAATGCAAGGAATAGATTTTGCAAGTGATAAACCATGAGATAACGTTAAAAAAGATGCTAAAGGAAAACGTGTAAAATCTACTAAAGAAGATCGTATGAATACTATGAATGAACGTACTCAAGGTTATGATTTAAGTGCGTTTGGAAGTGGCAATGCAGTTGTTTTAAAAACTGTAATGCGTGTTGGTGATAACTTTGATGACTTTAATGATAATGCTTCAAAAGGTAAAACAAACGCTGAACGTGTTGCTTTATTAAAAGAATATGGTAAATTATTTGGTAACTTTGATACAAAAAATACTAAAGGTATTAAATACAAAAAAGATGCTACTAGTGGTAAAATTGTTAAATCAGATGAAACATGATCAGAATCATATGTAATGATTGGTGGTAATTCATCTTATGGTGGTTTCGAATCAGGAATTGCTAAAGGCTATTTTGGATTAAGTAAAGAAGATCAAGTTAAAGCATTAAGAGAATACGTAAAACAATTATATTGAGAGCCAAAAAATCAAAATAAATAA